The region ACCGTAAATAAGAGGAAGATGTTTATAAAGACTCAAGGCTATCTTTTTGGCAAAATTGTTTTTAATGATAGATTGAGCACTATATTCTTTAGAAAGGTCTTGCAAAATATTAATTGTCTCTTCTATTTCACTACTTCTTTCCTTTATTAAAGCTAGTCTCTCTAAAGCTTTTAGGACAGGAAAGAACAGATACGAGATAGCAGCTCGAGGCTGAATACCTGTCGGCACTTTTATTATAGGAAAGTACTTCTCTTGGGAAAGAGAAGCCAATTGGCCACCTGAAGTCAAGGCAATAATCGTGGCTTTGGCATCTATACATTTCTTTAAAGCAGAGAGGGTCTCTTCGGTATTTCCCGAATAGCTGACCGCAAAAACCAAAGAGTCTTCACTCACAAATTTAGGTATATCATAACCTCGAATGACGAGAATAGGAATTGTTAGCTCATCAGCCAAATAATCAGCTAATAGATCTCCGCCGATAGCTGATCCACCCATTCCTAATACTATGATATTCTTGAAATTACTGGGAGGGGTTGTGGTGGTATCAGGATTAGGTAAAAGGTCGGTTGGAATAACAAATTCTTCACCCAAACGCCAAGCATCTCTCATTTTCTGGGGAAATTTCTCTAAAAGCTCTATCATATTAGCCTGATCCAAATCAGAAAAATCTCTATCTAATATACTATCGATATTATTATTTTTATTTTTTCTATTTTCTACTATAGCTCATTCCTCCCCATATTTTTATCTATCTTTCTACAATTTATAACATACCACACAACCTCTATTCAAGCAAGTACAAAAAGGTAAACTTTCGTGCCAGGCACTAAAGTTTACCTTAGGTAGAAATTAGGGCTCTACGGAAAGGTAAGGAGAAAAATTTATCGGTCCTTTCCCTTTTGTTACGTCCCAGTAAGCCCAGTCACTTGAAATGGCTGCATTATTGGGATTCCCTGGATATTTTGGACCAGCAGTATCCCCCCACCAATTGTCTTTCGCGTAAATATTATGGGTAGTTTTGTTGCTAATTCCGTGAATAAAGTTTCCGGTTATTTTATTCTGACCCTCGCTCCCTTTATCTCCACCACCGATATCCGGATTTACTGCATCTCCTAAAGCATCATCAATAAGAATCCCATAAGCAGTGTTATCGTGAATATTGTTATAAGAAATAATCGGGGTGGCACTCCCTCGACATAAAATTCCGGTATTATTATTTCTG is a window of Candidatus Atribacteria bacterium DNA encoding:
- a CDS encoding bifunctional phosphoglucose/phosphomannose isomerase codes for the protein MIELLEKFPQKMRDAWRLGEEFVIPTDLLPNPDTTTTPPSNFKNIIVLGMGGSAIGGDLLADYLADELTIPILVIRGYDIPKFVSEDSLVFAVSYSGNTEETLSALKKCIDAKATIIALTSGGQLASLSQEKYFPIIKVPTGIQPRAAISYLFFPVLKALERLALIKERSSEIEETINILQDLSKEYSAQSIIKNNFAKKIALSLYKHLPLIYGSEGLLEAVAMRWKTQINENSKWPCFWNVFPELNHNEIVGYEIENNINRQVKIVYLQDKEGLLRVEQRRQITRKIIQEKVVEFIICPTKGKGKMARMFSLIFLGDLVSYYLAILNRVDPSPVYCIEDLKKELAK